A single window of Girardinichthys multiradiatus isolate DD_20200921_A chromosome 15, DD_fGirMul_XY1, whole genome shotgun sequence DNA harbors:
- the zbtb2b gene encoding zinc finger and BTB domain-containing protein 2b: protein MELANHGLILLQQLNAQREFGFLCDCTVAIGDVFFKAHKAVLAAFSNYFRMLFIHQDSDCVRLKAADIQPDIFSYLLNLMYTGKLAPQLIDPARLEQGVRFLHAYPLLQEASQAVYSHPEQSINLSTSLYGIQISDQQGALSARVPARRQLSSPFDLEQLNSEGKVSTPAAASFTNALLSKQASPPPDVEASTSSMKGFAEEGVMDLLSADGSSATAILHVKPSIMKRTSSFRKYYSCHLCKSRFTQRSMLREHLLQHTQALHHPAAEPSKVPSPAVIRESSMLAEGAPKENKAGSSATAVEIISDSEQTPVSGTNSDSPQAEVSTSTWGIGGVNSQAETPPPSDIADIDNLENADLDREVKRRKYECSTCGRKFIQKSHWREHMYIHTGKPFKCSACGKSFCRANQAARHVCLNQGTDSYTMVDRQSMELCAAGEDSSQMEGMFLGSSKPYKCNICATTFSSPAEVIKHLCFSQGGLAGLQGNAGAGVLLQQDVSKDEGSDLSNSGTPPEPIKTEEILVE, encoded by the exons ATGGAGTTGGCCAACCATGGTCTTATCCTGCTGCAACAGCTTAACGCTCAGAGGGAATTTGGCTTCCTATGTGACTGCACTGTGGCTATTGGAGATGTCTTCTTCAAAGCCCACAAAGCAGTCCTTGCTGCTTTCTCCAACTACTTCAGAATGCTCTTTATTCACCAGGACAg tGACTGCGTGCGTCTGAAGGCTGCTGACATCCAGCCTGATATCTTCAGCTATCTCCTCAACCTGATGTACACAGGCAAGCTCGCCCCCCAGCTGATAGACCCGGCACGTCTCGAGCAGGGGGTCAGATTCCTCCATGCATATCCCCTCCTGCAGGAAGCCAGCCAGGCAGTGTATTCCCACCCTGAGCAGAGCATCAACCTCTCCACCTCCCTCTATGGCATCCAGATATCTGACCAGCAGGGGGCGCTGTCAGCCAGAGTACCAGCTCGACGACAGCTCTCCTCACCCTTTGACTTGGAGCAGTTAAACTCAGAGGGGAAAGTATCCACACCTGCTGCAGCGTCAttcacaaatgccttgttgtcCAAGCAAGCTTCCCCACCCCCTGATGTGGAGGCCTCAACCAGCAGCATGAAGGGCTTTGCTGAGGAGGGGGTAATGGACTTACTAAGCGCAGATGGTTCCTCTGCCACTGCAATCCTCCATGTAAAGCCAAGCATAATGAAGAGAACTTCCTCCTTCAGGAAGTATTACTCTTGTCATCTCTGCAAGAGCAGATTCACCCAGAGAAGTATGCTGAGAGAACATCTCCTGCAGCACACACAGGCTCTTCATCATCCAGCAGCTGAGCCCAGCAAGGTGCCGTCGCCTGCCGTGATCAGAGAAAGTAGCATGTTAGCAGAGGGGGCTCCTAAAGAAAACAAGGCGGGGTCGAGTGCCACAGCTGTAGAGATCATCAGCGACAGCGAACAAACTCCTGTTTCAGGCACCAATTCTGACTCTCCCCAAGCAGAAGTGTCCACCTCCACGTGGGGGATCGGAGGAGTAAACTCTCAGGCAGAGACACCCCCTCCATCTGACATCGCAGACATCGACAACCTCGAGAACGCCGACCTGGACCGGGAAGTGAAGCGCAGGAAGTACGAGTGCTCCACGTGTGGGCGTAAGTTCATTCAGAAGAGCCACTGGCGCGAGCACATGTACATCCACACAGGAAAGCCCTTTAAATGCAGTGCATGTGGGAAGAGCTTTTGCCGTGCCAACCAGGCCGCCCGTCACGTCTGCCTGAACCAGGGGACCGACTCCTACACCATGGTGGACCGACAGAGCATGGAGCTGTGTGCTGCTGGAGAGGACAGCAGCCAGATGGAGGGGATGTTCTTAGGCTcctctaagccttacaaatgtaaCATTTGTGCAACTACCTTTTCCAGCCCTGCTGAGGTCATCAAACATCTATGCTTCTCCCAAGGAGGACTAGCTGGGCTGCAGGGAAACGCAGGTGCAGGCGTGCTGCTGCAGCAAGATGTCTCCAAAGATGAAGGCTCTGATTTGTCCAACTCTGGCACCCCACCAGAGCCAATAAAGACTGAGGAGATCCTCGTAGAATAG